A window of Verrucomicrobiia bacterium genomic DNA:
CTTCTGGCCGGGATCGAGTTGGAAACGCTGCAGCAAATCCGCCTCGATGTCGCGGTTCCAGTGGGCGCGAAACGAGGCGAGGAATCCCAGAACCTGGGCGACGGTCATCCACGGGTAAAATGCAACCGTATCGGGCACATAGCACAAGCGGGATTTCACGGCCACCTCGTGTTTGACCGGGTCCAACCCGAACACGCGAACCGCGCCTGAATCTGGCCGCAGCAGGTTTAAAAGGCATTTGATGGTTGTGGTCTTACCGGCCCCGTTTCGGCCAAAGAAGCCATAGCAGCGCCCAGGCGCCACCGTCAGACTCAAGCCGTTGACCGCTTCTAGTTTTCCGTAACGGCGGACCAGGTTTCGGACTTCAATAACCGGCGTGTCAGTTTTTAGCATAAGCATCAGGGGCGTGTTGCGTTTGATTTCTGCTCGAAGTAATCCAGACGCTGCTCGATCAGGGAGAGGAACTTTTCCCGGCCGACCTGGAGGTGATGCGCCAGCACGACGGCCTCATCGATTTCGCTGAGCAACAACTTCTCCCGGGTTTGCTGGCTGAATGGGGAATGGTTCTTTTTGAGGAAGTACCCCTTCCCGGGGACCGTCTCGATAATGCCCTGTCCTTCGAGTTCGGCATAGGCCTTGGCGATGGTGTTGCGGTTAATGCGCAACTCCTCGGCCAGCGGACGCAGAGAGGGCAGGGGATCGCCGGGCCGGAGCCGGCCCGAAGCGGCGGCGTAGCGGACCTGGTCGGCCAGTTGCAGATAGACCGGTTTACCGGCCTGGAAATCGACTCGAAAGATCATAATCTGAATAACTGTCTTATGACAGTATGACAGGTGGAGACGGTCTGTCAAGGGGGATAAATTTTCTTAAAGTGAGGCATGTTTCATTTCAAACGGCCCCCTCTCATCCTCCTCGTTCTCGTCCTCGAATTGGGTTCTTAAATGGCTTTCGAGGACGAGCGTGAAACTGCCGGTGGGCGCATAAAAACCGAGCCCGACCACAGAATTACTTATTGGCTATCGCAAACACGTAGAGCAGCAGCCCCACAATCACCACCCCGAGGATGGCGCAGGCAATAATGACGATTTTAGTTGGCCGGTCATCCTTTTTTGAAAAACCTGGGCCGGTACCCTTGTTTTGAAAACTATCGGGGCGCACGCCTGCTTCGAGTTCGGTGCGATTGACCCCACCGCG
This region includes:
- a CDS encoding GntR family transcriptional regulator, with protein sequence MIFRVDFQAGKPVYLQLADQVRYAAASGRLRPGDPLPSLRPLAEELRINRNTIAKAYAELEGQGIIETVPGKGYFLKKNHSPFSQQTREKLLLSEIDEAVVLAHHLQVGREKFLSLIEQRLDYFEQKSNATRP